The Pseudoxanthomonas sp. SL93 genome segment GCATCGACTGGTCGCGCGCGATGGGCGCCGACCACGTCATCACCCATCGTGAACCGCTGGCGCCGCAGTTGAAGGCGCTGGGTTTCGACACCGTCGATGCGGCACTGAACCTGGCCGACACCGACCGTTACTGGACCGAACTCGGCGAGCTGCTGGCACCGCTGGGCCATGTGGGCCTGATCGTCGAACCGCGCGGCGAGCTGCGCATCGGCGACCCCTACAAGTCCAAGAGCATCGGCATCCACTGGGAAATGATGTTCGCCCGGCCGCGGTTCCGCACTGCCGACATGGGCGAACAGGGGGCATTGCTGGATCGCGTGGCTGACCTGATCGACGCCGGCACCTTGCGCGGCACGCTGACCGGAACGCTGTCGCCCATCAACGCCGTCAACCTGCGCGAGGCGCATCGCCGGCTGGAATCGGGTACGACCATCGGCAAGCTGGTGCTCGCCGGCTGGTAAGAAGAGGATCGCCGTGGGAGCGACGTGAGTCGCGATGGAGTCAGGAGATGCAGGCATCTCCACTTTCCCGTCGCGACTCACGTCGCTCCCACCGCAGGATTCTTCTCTACGCGGCTGCAGCCTCCCCGCTGCGGTCGCGCTTCAGCACGGCCACCGGCTCGGCCCACGTGCTGGCGGCGCGGCGCTTGCTCGTCGCCAGCACCAGGTCGGACGGTTCGAACACATTGAGGTTGTGCGTGATCGGCGTGGTCAGGATGTACTGCGCATCGGTGGAACGCAGGAAGCGGCCGACCTTTTCGATGTTGGCCACGTCCAGGTGGGCGAACGGTTCGTCGATGAACACGAAGCCGCCCGGCTGGTCCTCGTCGCGCAGCAGCGCGACAAGCAGCAACAACGACTTCATCACCTGCTGACCGCCCGATGCCTCGCCGTCGTCCAGCCCGATCCAGCCCTTGCGGTCGAAATCGAAGCGCACGGTCAGACCCGCCTGCGCCAGCGCCGTGTCCTCGTTCACCAGTTCCGGCATCTCGACGTCCACGCCGATGCCCGCCAGATCACCCAGCGAGGACAGGTTCTTGCGGTAGCGGCGCACGGTGGCGCGCAGCACATTGATGTACGCGCCACGCGCTTCCTCGGTGATGCGCTTGGCGCGGTGCAGGTGTGCCTCGCGCTTGCCGATGGCCGCTTCAAGCCCGTCGTGGTCGGCGGCGAACTTGTCGCGCAACGACACGCAGCCGTCGTCCTCGACGAACGCGCCACGCGACAACCGTTCGTCGATGCGCTCGAGTTCCCGCCGCACGGCGGCCGCGCTCTCGTACTCCTCCCGTGCGGCGCGCAGGGTTTCCACGCTTCTCCACTCGCGCGGCATCTGCGCACGACGACGGCGGAACTCGACGATGCGCTGCACCAGTGACTGTCGCTCCTGTGCGATCTGCAGGCCACGCTCGTGCAGTTCGCCCGCCAGCGAACGCAGTTCGCCTGCGCGGGTGGCGGCCGCGATGCTTTCGGCCTTGTCCAGCGCCTCGACAGCATCCAGCTGGCTGCGTGCCTGCGCCAGCGCCGACGCCGCCTGCTGCGCGGCTTCCGCCAAGCCGGCGAGGCGTTCGGCCGCATCGGCGAATTCCGAAGCGCGGGTGACCAGTTCCTGACCCGCATCCAGGCCCAACAGGCGGCTCTGGTCGCCGTCCACGCGCTTGCCCAGTCCGGAAAGCTCCGATTCGCGCGCCTGCGCGCGTTGCTGGATCGCGGCCTGTTCGTCGCGCAACGCGGCGAGGCGCGCCTGGCGTGCGCCGGCACCGAAGTGCGCCTGGCCACCACCGATGTGGCGCCCGCCACGATGCTCGCGCAGGTAGCCCTGGGCGGTGATCCAGTCCTGCCCCTTGGGCAGGCGATGTCCGGCGTCGATGTCGGCGACGCGCTGGATGCGGTCCAGCTGGCGCGGCAACCACGCAGGCGGATCCGCGGAGAAGCGCACGACCTCAAGCAGCGAGCCCTTGGTGGCTTTTTCCACCGGCGCACGCTCCGCCACCACGAAGTGGCGGTAGTGCATCTGTTCCCCGAGCTGCCACGCCGCGCGCGCATCCTTCGGCGCGTCCAGCACGACCAGATGACGATACGGCGCCAGCACCGCCTCCAGGGCCACCGACCACGCCGGGTCGGCGATCTCGACCAGTTCGGTCAGCACGCGATGACCGATGCCCGCCCCGTCGAGTGCCGCGCGGAAATCGCGCTCGAACGGCTCGACCAGGCGCCCGCCACCACTGAGGGCGGCCAGCTGCGCGGCGATTTCACTGCCACGCTGGCGATCGCGTTCGGCGTCCAGTTTCAGTTCGGCCTGGCGGCGACGGCCTTCCTCCACGCGACGGCTCAGGGCTTCCACGTCGGCGTCACCCCGTTGCGCCTGCAGCCGTGCCAGGTCGTCGCGGCGCTTGACCAGCATCTCGGCGTCGCGCGCATGGTCGCGCGCATGGGTGAACACGGCTTCGGCCTCGCGCAACTGCGCCTTGGCCTGTGTCAGTTCGGCCTGCAGTTCGCTGCGGCGCAAGACGGCGCCGGCTTCCTGCGACTGCAGGTGGGCATGTGCGTGGACGCGCTCGCGCAGAGCGCGACGCAGCCCTGTCAGGCGCGGCCGCGCACCGTCGATGGCCGCGCGCTGTTCCGCCAGTTCCACCTTCGGCGCGACTTCGGTCTGCAGTCGGTTGCGCTGGCTGCGGAGCGCCAGGCCTTCCTCGAAGGAACGCACGTCGGCCCGCGACGACTCCAGCCGCAGGTGCAGCTCCGCCAGGCCCTGTTGCAGCTGGCCGATCTCCTTCTCCACGTCGAACTGCTCGTTGCGGGCACGCTGGTAATCGTCCAGCACGGCCTTGTCCTCGAACACGTCGAAGACCAACTGGAGCAGTTCGCGCGGCGACAGCTGGCACAGCTTGTCCGTCGCACCCTGCTCCAGCGTCAGCACGCGGCAGATCGCGCGGCTCAGGCCTGCACCGGCCATGCGCACGCGGTAGTCGCGCACGCCCAGCCAGTCACCGCCCTGGTCGAGCGTCTCCACCGGCACGTCACCGGGGACGATCTGGTAGTCGCGCGACCAGTCGCCGCCGCGCTTGCGGATGCGGCAGGCGATGGTCACCTGCTCATCCATGCAGGGGAAGAACGCGCGCTTGCCACGACGGTCCACCGGATTGCTGACCACCGCGCGCAGCCAGGCATACGGCTTGCCGTTGTGGCGCAGGTAGGTCTTGTAGTCGCGCGCCATGTCGCGGTCGTCGATCGCCAGCAAGGTGCGCAGCGCGTCGAGCAGCGTGGTCTTGCCGGACCCGTTGGGGCCGACCACGGTGATGATGGATGCATCCAGCGGCAGCTGGTAGCGCTGCCAGTAATCCCAGTGGACGACCTCCAGGCTGCGGAACTCAAACATCGGCCTGGGCCTCCTGCCGTGCATCGTCTTCCACGGCGTCATCACCCTCGCCGTCCGCGACGGCCAATGCCTGCGACTGGCGCGCCTGTTCGATCACGAACGACAACGCACCGTCCATCACGCGGCTGGCGATGCGTTCGTAGTCGAACGCCAGGTCGAGCAGCGGGCCTTCATGGATGCGCTCCTTGCGGCGGACGATGAAGCCCTGCCGCTGCAACGCACCCAGGTTCATCTGGATGCGGCCCTTGCCACCCAGCTTGTCGCCGAAATCGGCGAGCAGGGTGCGCTCGTTGATGGGCTCGACCATCTCGGCGCCCACCGGCACCGGCTTGAGTTCGGCGAACATCTGCTCCTGCTCCTGCTGGCGCTCGCTCTCCTGGCGGGAAATCTGCCGCTGGCGCTTCGGCAGCACCAGCAACGCCCACAGCACGACCAGCAAGGCCATCGCGTCGCGACCCAGCGAGAGGTTGCTGGCCGCCCAGGCATCCGCATTGCCGAACACCTCGTTCTCCTGCGCGCGCGCGACCCCCACGGCGACGTGGGCCGCGTAGGGATGCTCCAGCAGCCGCAGGCCGGCGGCGGCTAGCCTGCGATCCAGGTCGTCGCGCAGTTCGGCATCGACCAGCACCTGGCGCACGGCGCGGTCGTCGCGCGGCAGCCAGCGTTCGGCCAGCAGCCGCGCGATCAGGGAAGCGATGGGGTCGGTCATGCGGTCTTGGCTTTCCGTGTGTTGCGGGGACGCGATGTCGCGTCAGGGGTGATGGCATCGCTGCGGGGCAGCAGGCGACCACGACTCATGTAGGCCACGCCGGCGCGCTGCACCGTCTCGACATCAGGTTCCACCTGCCACTGCATCGGCAGCTGCGCGAGCGAAGCACTGACACCACTGCGGTTCTCCGCACCGGCGTCGCCGATCAGGCCTAGCAGCGACAGCCGGTAAGCACTCACCGCGAAGCTGTCCTGCGGCACCCAGTCGGACAGTGGGGCGGCGTCCTGCAAGGCCGCCAGCTGGTCCAGCCAGGCCTCGGCATGTGCGTAGTCGTTCCGGGCGGCGGGGGGCTGCGCATCCGTCGGTGCCTGCCGGGCGGGCGGCAGCGTGGCGTCTTCCTGAGCCTCGCGCTCGCGGTCGACCAGTTCGTACTCGGCGACGTCCAGCGCGATGGGGCCCAGCACGAATGCCGCGATGGGCGTGCGCGCCAGCACGTCGTCGGCCAGCGCCGCCAGCGCATCGCTGTCCAGCCCGCGCAGGAAGCGGTTGACGTCCGACGAGGACAGTCCGCTCGCGCCGAGGTGCACGCGATGGCGGTCCAGCTGGTTCAGTGCCCGCTGGAACACCGACGCCTGCCGCAGCAACGCGCTCTGCGCACGGCCGATCTGCTGGGCGACACGATGCGTGGCGGCATCCAGTTCCGGCTCGGCGGCGATGTCGTGGATGACGGCGGTGCCCTTCTCCACCCACTGCCACACCGACTGCAGGGTGTCGGCCGCGCGCTGGATGCGGTGTTCCGAGCCGCTCAACACGGCCTGGTCGAAGTCTTCGCGCAGTTCGTTCAACCGCGACAGCAGGTGTTGCAGGTCGTCGGCCTTGACCCGGCCGACCGCCTGGCCGGCGGCCAGCTGGGCGGTGACGTAGGCCAGCTCGTCGCCTTCGCGGGTGAACTGCAGCAGCAGGCCGATGGACGCCAGCGCCTGCCGGCCGACCGGGCTGATGCGGTAACGCTGGCTCTGGCCTTCCCACAGCAGCAGGCCGTTCTCGCGCAGGCGCGCCAGCACGGTGTCGAACTTGACCGCATCCAGATAGGCGAACTGCTCGCGCAGCTCCTGCGGGGTCCAGTCGGGGGCCTGCCCGCGCTCGCCGATGGTGCGCAGTACCAGCAGCCGCACCATCACGCTTTCCTCGCCGCCATGGAACAGCGTCGAGAAGGCCCGCAACAGATCGCGGGCCGCCAGCAGCGGATGGAGGTCCGGCAGGTCGGCGGCGGCGATGCCGTCGCGCAGGTAGTCGTGCAGCGGGGGTGCGGGGGCGTCCATGACGTCCAGAAAGCCTTGGTCCCCTATGGTCCGCGAGGCCGCCGGGCGAGACAACTCTTGAAACACGCCCCCGTCTGTGCCCTGCTTCGCAGCGTCGATCCAAGGCCGGCGGACCCGGGTGGCAGGCTTGCACTCCGCGCCGGGTCACGGCATCGTGCCCCTTCCATACGCAAGCGTATCCACCGCCAGCATGACCTCGACCACCGCCGACGCGCCCCAGGCCACCTACCCCCACCTGTTCAGCCCGCTGGACCTGGGCTTCACCACGGTGCGCAACCGGGTGCTGATGGGGTCGATGCATACCGGACTGGAAGACCGCGCGCGCGATTTCCCGAAACTGGCGGCGTACTTCGCCGAGCGCGCCGCCGGCGGCGTGGGCCTGATCGTCACCGGTGGTTTCTCGCCCAACCTGGTCGGCTGGTTGAAACCGTTCGGCGGCAAGCTGTCTTGGCCGTGGGAAGCCCGCCCGCACAAGTTCGTCACCGCCGCGGTGCACGAACACGGCGCGAAGATCTGCGCCCAGTTGCTGCACGCCGGCCGCTACGGTTACCACCCGCTGACGGTGGCGCCGTCGAAGGTGAAGGCGCCGATCAATCCGTTCACGCCGCGCGCGCTGTCCGCCCGCGGCATCGAACGGCAGATCTCCGCCTACGCCAACGCGGCGAAGCTGGCGCGCGACGCCGGCTACGACGGCGTGGAGATCATGGGTTCGGAAGGCTACTTCATCAATGAATTCACCGCGCCGCGCACCAACAAGCGCAACGATGCCTGGGGCGGCACGCCGGAGAAGCGCATGCGCTTCGCGGTGGAGATCGTGCGCCGCGTGCGCGAGGCGGTCGGCCCGGACTTCATCATCATCTACCGCCTGTCGCTGCTGGACCTGGTCGAGGACGGCAACCAGTGGGACGAGATCGTCGCGCAGGCCAAGGCCGTGGAAGCCGCCGGCGCCACCCTCATCAATTCGGGCATCGGCTGGCACGAGGCACGCATCCCCACTATCGTCACGTCGGTGCCGCGCGCGGCCTTCGTGGACGTGACCGCCAAGCTCAAGCCGCACGTGCGCGTCCCGCTGGTGGCCACCAACCGCATCAACATGCCGGAGATAGCCGAAGGCATCCTGGCCGCCGGCAAGGCGGACATGGTGTCGCTGGCGCGTCCGCTGCTGGCCGATCCGCAGTGGGCGAACAAGGCGCGGGCCGGAACGCCGCAGGCCATCAACACCTGCATCGCCTGCAACCAGGCCTGCCTGGACCATGTGTTCGAGAACAAGCTGGCCAGCTGCCTGGTCAACCCGCGCGCCTGCGCCGAGACCGAACTCAACTACGCCAGGACCTTCACGCCGAAGACCATCGCGGTGGTCGGCGCCGGTCCGGCCGGCCTGGCCTGCGCCACCGTCGCGGCCGAACGCGGGCATCGGGTGACGCTGTTCGATGCGGCGGATGAGATCGGCGGGCAGTTCAACTACGCCAAGAGGATTCCCGGCAAGGAAGAGTTCCACGAGACGCTGCGCTATTTCCGCCACCGGCTGGAAGAAACCCGGGTGGACGTGAAACTGTCCACGCCGGTCAGCGCGACGGACCTGCAGGGTTTCGACGAGGTGGTGCTGGCCACCGGCATCACCCCGCGCAAGGTCGCCCTGCCCGGTGCCGACCACGCCAAGGTGGTCAGCTATGTGGACGTGCTGTCCGGCCGGGTGACCGTGGGCCAGCGCGCAGCGCTCATCGGCGCCGGCGGCATCGGCTTCGATGTGGCCGAATACCTGGTGCATGAAGGCGTCTCCCCCACCCTGGATCCGCAGCGCTGGATGGCCGAATGGGGCGTGGACACCACCTTCGAATCGCGCGGCAGCCTGGCCCGGCCGCAGCCGGAACCGCCGGCACGCGAGGTCTGGCTGCTGCAGCGCAGCCCCGGCAAGCCCGGCGCCCGCCTGGGCAAGACCAGTGGCTGGGTGCACCGGGCCACCCTGAAGGCCAAGCAGGTGA includes the following:
- a CDS encoding NADPH-dependent 2,4-dienoyl-CoA reductase, whose translation is MTSTTADAPQATYPHLFSPLDLGFTTVRNRVLMGSMHTGLEDRARDFPKLAAYFAERAAGGVGLIVTGGFSPNLVGWLKPFGGKLSWPWEARPHKFVTAAVHEHGAKICAQLLHAGRYGYHPLTVAPSKVKAPINPFTPRALSARGIERQISAYANAAKLARDAGYDGVEIMGSEGYFINEFTAPRTNKRNDAWGGTPEKRMRFAVEIVRRVREAVGPDFIIIYRLSLLDLVEDGNQWDEIVAQAKAVEAAGATLINSGIGWHEARIPTIVTSVPRAAFVDVTAKLKPHVRVPLVATNRINMPEIAEGILAAGKADMVSLARPLLADPQWANKARAGTPQAINTCIACNQACLDHVFENKLASCLVNPRACAETELNYARTFTPKTIAVVGAGPAGLACATVAAERGHRVTLFDAADEIGGQFNYAKRIPGKEEFHETLRYFRHRLEETRVDVKLSTPVSATDLQGFDEVVLATGITPRKVALPGADHAKVVSYVDVLSGRVTVGQRAALIGAGGIGFDVAEYLVHEGVSPTLDPQRWMAEWGVDTTFESRGSLARPQPEPPAREVWLLQRSPGKPGARLGKTSGWVHRATLKAKQVKMLGGVEYLGVDEAGLRIRVDGAEQLLPVDHVVVCAGQEPRRDLQAALVAAGRNPHLIGGADVAAELDAKRAIAQGSRLAAAL
- a CDS encoding AAA family ATPase, whose protein sequence is MFEFRSLEVVHWDYWQRYQLPLDASIITVVGPNGSGKTTLLDALRTLLAIDDRDMARDYKTYLRHNGKPYAWLRAVVSNPVDRRGKRAFFPCMDEQVTIACRIRKRGGDWSRDYQIVPGDVPVETLDQGGDWLGVRDYRVRMAGAGLSRAICRVLTLEQGATDKLCQLSPRELLQLVFDVFEDKAVLDDYQRARNEQFDVEKEIGQLQQGLAELHLRLESSRADVRSFEEGLALRSQRNRLQTEVAPKVELAEQRAAIDGARPRLTGLRRALRERVHAHAHLQSQEAGAVLRRSELQAELTQAKAQLREAEAVFTHARDHARDAEMLVKRRDDLARLQAQRGDADVEALSRRVEEGRRRQAELKLDAERDRQRGSEIAAQLAALSGGGRLVEPFERDFRAALDGAGIGHRVLTELVEIADPAWSVALEAVLAPYRHLVVLDAPKDARAAWQLGEQMHYRHFVVAERAPVEKATKGSLLEVVRFSADPPAWLPRQLDRIQRVADIDAGHRLPKGQDWITAQGYLREHRGGRHIGGGQAHFGAGARQARLAALRDEQAAIQQRAQARESELSGLGKRVDGDQSRLLGLDAGQELVTRASEFADAAERLAGLAEAAQQAASALAQARSQLDAVEALDKAESIAAATRAGELRSLAGELHERGLQIAQERQSLVQRIVEFRRRRAQMPREWRSVETLRAAREEYESAAAVRRELERIDERLSRGAFVEDDGCVSLRDKFAADHDGLEAAIGKREAHLHRAKRITEEARGAYINVLRATVRRYRKNLSSLGDLAGIGVDVEMPELVNEDTALAQAGLTVRFDFDRKGWIGLDDGEASGGQQVMKSLLLLVALLRDEDQPGGFVFIDEPFAHLDVANIEKVGRFLRSTDAQYILTTPITHNLNVFEPSDLVLATSKRRAASTWAEPVAVLKRDRSGEAAAA